DNA from Insulibacter thermoxylanivorax:
CAGTATGCGGTGGAGAAAAGCGAGCGCGATCAAACAGTCGAAACAGAGGGTTTTGAAGCTGAAGCTGCTGAAGCAGAAGCATCTGACAATATGAAAATCACACAATAACATGACGCTGTATAACAGCCTGTGCTATAATGGGAAAAGTGAATGTATGTTCGCTTTTCTTTTTTATTATTATGGCATGTTCTAAGCGGGTGAAACTTCTTGCGAATACTAGGCATCGATCCCGGGATCGCGATCGTCGGGTTCGGATTCATCGACAAACAAGGGAGCAAATTGACCCCTGTGCAATATGGGAGCATTACAACCGAGGCCCATCTGGATCAAGCGGTTCGTTTGAAATTAATCTATGAATCTCTTAACCAGCTCATCGAGCGGTATAAACCGGACGCGATTGCCGTGGAGAAATTGTATTTTAACCGCAATGTGACCACGGCCTTCACCGTCGGACAAGCGCGGGGCGTCATCATGCTGGCTGCCGTGCAGCACGATCTCGAGATCGGAGAATACACGCCTCTGCAGGTGAAGCAAGCCGTCGTCGGATACGGCAAAGCAGAGAAAAAACAAGTTCAAGAGATGGTTCGCATCCTGCTTAAGTTATCGGAGATCCCTAAGCCGGATGATGTGGCAGATGCCCTGGCAGTGGCGATCTGTCATTCGCAGTTTAACGGTTATTACGCCAAGTTAAAAGAGGGATTGAAGCGATGATTGATTACGTGCGCGGGACGATCGCATACATAGAATCTGACTACGCTGTAGTTGATGTGAATGGTATCGGATATCAAGTTTATGTGAGCAATCCATACGCCCTTCTGAATCAGGATTCCGATGTGGTGTTATATACCCACCAGCATGTACGGGAGGATGCGATCTTGCTGTACGGCTTCCCGACCAGAGAAGAACAGCGGTTATTCCGTAAGCTCCTGGAAGTCAGCGGCATCGGACCTAAGGTTGCACTCGGTATCTTAGCCGGAGGACGGCCGGAAGCGCTGGTTGTTGCTATTCAGAGGGAGGATATCGCCTACCTGACGCGGCTTCCCGGTGTCGGCAAGAAAACAGCGCAGCGCATGATCCTTGATCTGAAGGACAAATTGGACAGCTTCAGCGATGTTATAGTGAAA
Protein-coding regions in this window:
- the ruvC gene encoding crossover junction endodeoxyribonuclease RuvC; the protein is MRILGIDPGIAIVGFGFIDKQGSKLTPVQYGSITTEAHLDQAVRLKLIYESLNQLIERYKPDAIAVEKLYFNRNVTTAFTVGQARGVIMLAAVQHDLEIGEYTPLQVKQAVVGYGKAEKKQVQEMVRILLKLSEIPKPDDVADALAVAICHSQFNGYYAKLKEGLKR
- the ruvA gene encoding Holliday junction branch migration protein RuvA, yielding MIDYVRGTIAYIESDYAVVDVNGIGYQVYVSNPYALLNQDSDVVLYTHQHVREDAILLYGFPTREEQRLFRKLLEVSGIGPKVALGILAGGRPEALVVAIQREDIAYLTRLPGVGKKTAQRMILDLKDKLDSFSDVIVKEELPAVPATDTASPWQEAKEALLALGYREAEADRAWQMIQGKVSDEDTVETLMKKALQVLFTAK